The following are encoded in a window of Primulina eburnea isolate SZY01 chromosome 4, ASM2296580v1, whole genome shotgun sequence genomic DNA:
- the LOC140829133 gene encoding LOW QUALITY PROTEIN: tyrosine decarboxylase-like (The sequence of the model RefSeq protein was modified relative to this genomic sequence to represent the inferred CDS: deleted 1 base in 1 codon) has translation MGSVQNQKLENGFSGTIKPMDPEEFRRQGHMVIDFIADYYKNVEKYPVRSQVEPGYLRKRLPEAAPNDPEPIEEILHDVKKDIVPGITHWQSPNYYAYFPSSGSIAGFLGEMLSTGFNIVGFNWMSSPAATELESIVMDWMGKMLDLPSEFLFSGGGGGVMQGTTCEAILCTVVGARDQVLKKIGRESINKLVVYGSDQTHSALQKAAQIAGINPNNFRAVATTKTTEFGLTAEAFRATVESDIEAGLVPLFLCATIGTTSSTAVDTLGPLCEVAKEFGIWVHVDAAYAGSACICPEYRHFLNGVENADSFSFNAHKWFLTTLDCCCLWVKDPSALIKALSTYPEYLRNKASETKQVVDYKDWQITLSRRFRSLKLWLVLRSYGVSNLRKFLRSHIKMAKNFEGLIGMDKRFEVVVPRNFATVCFRISPIEIGSILPQHHSVCKEEAANNFNAKLLESINESGKIYMTHAVIGGEYVMRFAVGASLTENRHVILAWKVVQEHANALLTIS, from the exons ATGGGGAGTGTTCAGAATCAAAAGCTCGAGAATGGATTCTCTGGAACGATTAAGCCTATGGATCCGGAGGAGTTCAGAAGGCAAGGTCACATGGTTATAGATTTCATTGCTGATTATTACAAGAATGTTGAGAAATATCCTGTTCGTAGCCAAGTGGAGCCTGGTTATCTCCGGAAGAGGTTACCAGAAGCTGCTCCGAACGACCCGGAACCTATTGAAGAGATCCTTCATGACGTGAAGAAAGACATTGTACCCGGGATCACACATTGGCAGAGTCCTAATTATTATGCATATTTCCCGTCCAGCGGAAGTATTGCTGGATTTCTTGGAGAAATGCTGAGCACTGGATTCAACATTGTTGGGTTCAACTGGATGTCATCTCCTGCTGCCACCGAGCTTGAGAGCATTGTCATGGATTGGATGGGGAAAATGCTTGATCTCCCATCGGAGTTCCTGTTTTCTGGTGGGGGAGGCGGCGTTATGCAGGGAACCACCTGCGAGGCCATACTCTGCACGGTGGTCGGTGCCAGGGATCAAGTGCTGAAGAAAATCGGGAGGGAGAGTATCAACAAGCTTGTGGTATATGGATCGGATCAGACCCACTCTGCTCTGCAGAAGGCAGCTCAGATAGCTGGCATCAACCCCAATAATTTCCGGGCA GTTGCTACGACAAAAACCACCGAATTCGGGCTGACAGCAGAAGCATTCCGCGCGACCGTTGAATCCGACATTGAAGCTGGGCTGGTGCCTCTGTTCCTGTGCGCCACCATTGGGACAACATCGTCCACGGCGGTTGATACGCTGGGGCCACTGTGCGAGGTGGCGAAGGAGTTCGGGATATGGGTTCACGTGGACGCAGCATACGCCGGGAGCGCATGCATTTGCCCAGAGTACCGCCATTTTCTGAACGGAGTAGAAAACGCCGACTCTTTCAGTTTCAACGCACACAAATGGTTCTTAACAACGTTGGACTGCTGCTGCCTGTGGGTGAAAGACCCCAGCGCCCTGATAAAAGCCCTGTCCACGTATCCAGAGTATCTGAGAAACAAAGCCTCCGAAACGAAGCAGGTGGTTGATTACAAAGATTGGCAAATCACCCTCAGCCGCCGCTTCAGGTCTCTGAAACTGTGGCTCGTCCTCCGCAGCTACGGCGTGTCAAACCTCAGGAAATTCCTTCGAAGTCACATAAAAATGGCAAAGAATTTCGAAGGTTTGATAGGAATGGATAAGAGGTTCGAAGTGGTGGTACCCCGGAACTTCGCCACCGTCTGCTTCCGCATCTCGCCCATCGAAATCGGTTCTATACTGCCGCAGCACCACAGCGTGTGCAAGGAGGAAGCTGCCAACAATTTCAATGCTAAGTTGCTGGAATCCATTAACGAATCTGGAAAGATTTACATGACACACGCGGTGATTGGCGGGGAATATGTGATGCGCTTCGCTGTAGGGGCGAGCCTCACCGAGAACAGGCATGTCATCCTGGCCTGGAAAGTCGTGCAAGAGCATGCAAATGCCTTGTTAACCATTTCCTAA
- the LOC140829924 gene encoding uncharacterized protein isoform X1, giving the protein MNKGRANSSPELVPPPLNMEQQYDDSALEGVAANVMLLLKLIQDHKNACDKDKNDSRRMLRVATMMTILDRVRSRIQKCQSIGNKRSEAELRRCDTDVRRDSIPRDTKNGNEPVDDEKERLKRELNSCLATQKSLSVMCTGLGKEREIMATQLSLKVHELNEMEDLIIELKKQNERLLDKVRGCASEHKEKRLFNGMAGRGESQGNVALQERNKELSEQLLKSLEGYRSIKKKLREAQEENMVMHSTIDEMGAKVITSIEKVRRFKERISLSSRDYVSDDVREEIEGIFHYFQECVKLKGLA; this is encoded by the exons ATGAATAAGGGTCGTGCGAATTCGTCTCCCGAGTTAGTTCCACCACCATTAAACATGGAACAACAATATGACGATTCTGCACTAGAAG GGGTGGCAGCAAACGTGATGTTGTTGTTAAAACTAATCCAAGATCACAAAAATGCCTGCGATAAAGACAAAAACGACAGCCGGAGAATGCTGAGGGTGGCCACTATGATGACCATTCTTGATAGAGTTAGAAGCAGAATCCAAAAATGCCAATCTATTGGAAACAAAAGATCAGAGGCGGAGCTGCGGCGTTGCGACACCGATGTAAGGCGGGACAGCATCCCAAGGGACACGAAAAATGGGAACGAGCCCGTGGACGACGAAAAAGAGAGGCTAAAACGAGAGCTGAATTCATGTTTAGCCACACAAAAGAGCCTGAGTGTTATGTGCACTGGTTTAGGGAAAGAAAGGGAGATTATGGCCACACAGCTTTCACTCAAGGTTCACGAATTGAACGAAATGGAGGATCTTATTATTGAACTCAAAAAGCAGAACGAGAGATTGCTAGATAAAGTAAGGGGATGTGCCTCAGAGCATAAGGAGAAAAGGTTGTTCAATGGTATGGCCGGGAGAGGAGAGTCACAAGGGAATGTGGCATTGCAAGAGAGAAACAAGGAACTCTCGGAGCAACTCCTAAAGTCCCTAGAGGGATACCGATCCATAAAAAAAAAGCTCAGAGAAGCACAAGAAGAAAACATGGTGATGCACAGCACGATTGATGAAATGGGAGCGAAAGTTATCACGAGTATCGAGAAAGTTCGACGTTTCAAGGAACGCATATCGTTATCTTCGAGAGACTATGTTTCTGACGACGTCCGGGAGGAGATCGAGGGTATATTTCATTACTTCCAGGAATGTGTGAAGCTAAAAGGTCTAGCATGA
- the LOC140829924 gene encoding uncharacterized protein isoform X2, which translates to MLLLKLIQDHKNACDKDKNDSRRMLRVATMMTILDRVRSRIQKCQSIGNKRSEAELRRCDTDVRRDSIPRDTKNGNEPVDDEKERLKRELNSCLATQKSLSVMCTGLGKEREIMATQLSLKVHELNEMEDLIIELKKQNERLLDKVRGCASEHKEKRLFNGMAGRGESQGNVALQERNKELSEQLLKSLEGYRSIKKKLREAQEENMVMHSTIDEMGAKVITSIEKVRRFKERISLSSRDYVSDDVREEIEGIFHYFQECVKLKGLA; encoded by the coding sequence ATGTTGTTGTTAAAACTAATCCAAGATCACAAAAATGCCTGCGATAAAGACAAAAACGACAGCCGGAGAATGCTGAGGGTGGCCACTATGATGACCATTCTTGATAGAGTTAGAAGCAGAATCCAAAAATGCCAATCTATTGGAAACAAAAGATCAGAGGCGGAGCTGCGGCGTTGCGACACCGATGTAAGGCGGGACAGCATCCCAAGGGACACGAAAAATGGGAACGAGCCCGTGGACGACGAAAAAGAGAGGCTAAAACGAGAGCTGAATTCATGTTTAGCCACACAAAAGAGCCTGAGTGTTATGTGCACTGGTTTAGGGAAAGAAAGGGAGATTATGGCCACACAGCTTTCACTCAAGGTTCACGAATTGAACGAAATGGAGGATCTTATTATTGAACTCAAAAAGCAGAACGAGAGATTGCTAGATAAAGTAAGGGGATGTGCCTCAGAGCATAAGGAGAAAAGGTTGTTCAATGGTATGGCCGGGAGAGGAGAGTCACAAGGGAATGTGGCATTGCAAGAGAGAAACAAGGAACTCTCGGAGCAACTCCTAAAGTCCCTAGAGGGATACCGATCCATAAAAAAAAAGCTCAGAGAAGCACAAGAAGAAAACATGGTGATGCACAGCACGATTGATGAAATGGGAGCGAAAGTTATCACGAGTATCGAGAAAGTTCGACGTTTCAAGGAACGCATATCGTTATCTTCGAGAGACTATGTTTCTGACGACGTCCGGGAGGAGATCGAGGGTATATTTCATTACTTCCAGGAATGTGTGAAGCTAAAAGGTCTAGCATGA
- the LOC140829134 gene encoding ATP-dependent Clp protease proteolytic subunit 2, mitochondrial-like, producing MMRRSFLFSQRSLWRHPTSKCVNDGKCYSLIPMVIEHSSRGERAYDIFSRLLKERIICINGPISDDTAHVVVAQLLFLESENPSKPIHMYLNSPGGAVTAGLAIYDTMRYIRSPVNTICLGQAASMASLLLSAGAKGERKSLPNATIMIHQPSGGYSGQAKDMTIHTKQIIRVWDSLNALYAKHTGQSVEVIQKNMDRDYFMTPEEAKEFGIIDEVMDQRPMTLVTDTVSDVGKDKSSSYNLQMVAFLGQDACSCYSVLLLQPATLV from the exons ATGATGCGGAGGAGCTTCCTCTTCTCTCAACGGAGCCTGTGGCGGCACCCAACCTCGAAATGTGTTAATGACGGAAAATGCTACAGTTTGATACCGATGGTGATCGAGCACTCGTCGCGTGGAGAGCGCGCCTACGATATCTTCTCGCGGCTGCTCAAGGAGCGCATAATTTGCATCAATGGCCCCATTTCTGACGACACCGCTCACGTTGTCGTTGCCCAGCTCCTCTTTCTTGAATCCGAAAACCCATCTAAACCTATTCACATGTACCTTAATTCCCCCGGTGGCGCTGTCACGGCTG GTCTTGCCATATATGATACAATGCGGTATATCCGTTCTCCAGTCAATACTATATGTCTTGGTCAAGCGGCATCAATGGCTTCTCTCCTATTGTCTGCTGGTGCAAAGGGTGAGAGGAAGTCTCTGCCAAATGCTACGATAATGATTCATCAGCCTTCTGGTGGATACAGTGGCCAGGCTAAGGATATGACCATTCACACCAAGCAAATCATTCGTGTTTGGGACTCATTGAATGCACTTTATGCAAAGCATACTGGTCAATCTGTTGAAGTAATTCAGAAGAATATGGATCGTGATTACTTTATGACACCTGAAGAGGCAAAGGAGTTTGGGATTATAGATGAGGTCATGGATCAGAGACCAATGACGCTCGTGACAGACACAGTGTCTGATGTTGGTAAAGATAAAAGTTCAAGCTA CAACTTGCAGATGGTGGCTTTTTTGGGACAAGATGCATGCAGCTGTTACTCTGTTCTGCTCCTTCAACCAGCTACGCTAGTTTGA